The segment GGAAAGATGTAGCTCCTCACAAGAAAGACCGCCCATAGAAATGAATCAGAAATGCAAGAGAGAGTGCGCTAATGTAGAAGTGTACTGCCTAGGCCTAGAAAAGATGTTGGATAGCCTCTCCTCTTCCGATAGAGTGATAAGACAAACTCACCCTCGGATCGCTCACTCCAACAGTTAGTGGTTTCTTTCCGAGACCGATTACCGAAATCGAAATAAGCTCAGTCCGGAATCCGGAATGTCGAGTAGCTTTAACAGAGGGAAGAGAATTGCTTACCAAAACATCTATTAAGACGTACCAGCCCTTCGTTCCCTTACTAAGTGGTATAAGAGGGATACTTTAAGGGGGATTctgcgagaaagaaaaaatacaacCGAAACGCCGATACAGTCAAAGGATTAGGGcctcagaaaaaaagaaggatttgACTCCTCAATTACCAAGTGTAGGTAAGGTCGCCAGGAAAGCCCCTCTTTTGGGGGGGATTGAGGGATATAGTGTAAGCATATGATCTTCCATCCTTACTTGGAAGGAAGACTTATATAGTTTCGAACCTCTAGAATGAAGCTAGCTATCACTCTTTTCTGCTGCCAATGGATCGAGATGATACCCGACATCAGCATTTCGTTTAGATGAATACTTGAAAAGATGCCCTGAAATCGCACGGTTAGGGCCGCGAACCGACGCTCAGACTCCTTTGATTACTCGGACTTCTCGCTAAATCTTATGCAAGAAACCCTAGTGTTTTAGAAAACTCTTTCCGTTAGTGGTCTCTCATTCTCATTCCGGATTGAACCACTCGTCGCTCACTCTTCTTTTCAATCCTTTAGGACTTTAAGATATGTCCTGAAAAAAGCATCTTTTTTTCCTAAGAATCGTCATGATCTAAGACCCCTCTTGACTGACTTAACATGCATTCTAGCAGCTTCTGAAATGAAAACCCGATCCATGGaaccatcttttcttttcaaagaaagaGCTTGTTGAACCAGCTCCCCTCGTCCTCAGACAGACCACTGGCACCCAACCTCTTTACTAGATTGGACCACGGGTCGTCACTCCTACATCCAAGATGTAGCACATCCCCCCGCCAGAAGGAAGGGAGGTGGTGATTAGGATAACCCCATTATGGTTCTGGATCAAGGTTTTCAATAGGTGCTGCCCCCGCCTTCACTTCTCGTTCCGTATACTTTTGTCCTTCCCTCGTTCCCTGCCTCGATTCAATACCTCTAAAAATGGTAGTGAGTATTCGGCTCACCTCAGCTCGCCTGTGACATAGCATAGCAAAGCTAGCCTTCAGAGATCTCTTTCCCCCAAAAATGGTTGATGCAGTGAAGgtttttaaaaagtgaaaagacagAAGGGACCTCGTCTAACTTTTCTCCTGATGCTGAGTCTAGCTCACTTAGGGGTTACTTGCCTTTAAAATAGCAGCCTTTCTCATCCCAAGCACAGAGAAGACGCCCTTGGTCTTTGTTGGTGGGACAGTAGACGGTGTTTGAAATAACCATTGTTTGCTATTAAATCGAAAtttcataagaaaagaaagctgTTAACGTAGGTCGGATCCTAGCGTCGATAAATGCTTTCCGACTTGAATGATCGAATCGATTCCACTTTTCACTTTGTCGAGATTGGCTTGGTCTTCAGTGTACCAAAGTACAAGATCGAATCGAACCCTATAGGCAGGCTAAAAGCGCTGTCCGTCTTCATGGCCTCAATAAGACTCAGTATTCTACTGGCCGAATCCCTTTCGCAGCACGGAGTATACCTCAATCTCCGTTAGTTCCGTTTCGGCTTTTGCCCCAATTTCCCACTTCCTGGTGAGGCAAAAGCTCACCACACCACACCCCACTACACTAAACTTGGGGAGGACCGGCCGCTTTGCTTGTCTTGTATCTTCGGGATACAAGTTGGCGGTCTTCTTTCAGAGAAGGTGAATCTAAGAGTCAGTATAATGGATAAATTCGTTGCCGATTTCGTTTCGAGTATGGGTTTGGCTCTGCCTCTAGCTATTCTTGTAGGCATTAGGGCTGGCGAAATGATAGAAGAATGAAATCTTCTGAATATGGACCGAAAGGTCACTGACTTAGCAATAAATGTtgttaaagaaaagataatcgAGGAACTAGTAATTCTGTTTCGAGTATATCGCGATACTACTGTAGATGTGAGCTTACCAACAGGAGTCAATCTCCAAGAGGTAATCGAGCGTCTCTTTGATATTGAATTCAGTTTACGTCCCCTTTCTCGAGAAGAAAGAGTAAGCTTTCTAAACAATCTTTATTGTGATCTTCTGTCTCAGGGAATGGAAAGTGAGTACTTTCTCCAAGTTATACAATTTCTTGGAGGGTAGTCTTTTCCGTTTCTTCGGATGATGGGTCAATCATTTTTCCTATGAATGAAAATGAATCGaatcctatcaaatatttctatttctccTTTGAATTACTCAACTATATTTCCTATGAATTTCATTTTGCACCGGAAACTATTCTAAAAGAGGTTCGAATCCGTTCCGTTCGGATATTGATCGGTCTTGGCTTGACATGGTTTACGCGTTACTGGTTCCCGGAAGAGTTAATATCTCCATTAGCTAAACCCTTTCTTACCCTGCCTTTTGACTCGGCTTTTGTTTGTACACAATCAACGGAGGCCTCCCCGACATATGTTGCAACGTCTTCAATAGCATGCTCTTACTTCGTCGTTCCCTTTCTAAGTCATCAAATTTGGTGCTTTTTGATCCCCAGTTGCTATGGGGAACAAAGGACGAAATACAATCGATTCTTCTATTTAAGTGGTTCTCGCTTTTCCTTGTTCCTGTTCCTAACTCCTCCCCGGGTAGTTCCCAATGTTTGGCACTTTCCATACTTCGTGGGTGCAACATCAACAAATTCGCTCATGATCAAGTTACAACCTAAGATCTATGACCATATTATGTTAACTGTTCGTATTTCGTTCATTCTATCGGTATGCTCCCAGGTACCTGTAATTGTGATCCGTTTGCCAGAACCAAGGGGTCTTTCTGTGGAAACCTTCACGAACAATCGTCGttttttgatggtttttccgcTTCTCACAGCTGCTCTTTCGACACCTCCGGATATCTGGTGCCAAATCGTCGCCCCTTTCCTTATTTCTTTGATAATAGAGTTGGCTATCTTTGTGGCATCGATTTTACAAGTTCGTGAAGAGGGCTGGACGAGTGTCATGAGGGGGATCGGCTCGatcgacaaaaaagaagag is part of the Rhodamnia argentea isolate NSW1041297 unplaced genomic scaffold, ASM2092103v1 Rarg_v2.25, whole genome shotgun sequence genome and harbors:
- the LOC125313408 gene encoding uncharacterized tatC-like protein ymf16, translated to MNENESNPIKYFYFSFELLNYISYEFHFAPETILKEVRIRSVRILIGLGLTWFTRYWFPEELISPLAKPFLTLPFDSAFVCTQSTEASPTYVATSSIACSYFVVPFLSHQIWCFLIPSCYGEQRTKYNRFFYLSGSRFSLFLFLTPPRVVPNVWHFPYFVGATSTNSLMIKLQPKIYDHIMLTVRISFILSVCSQVPVIVIRLPEPRGLSVETFTNNRRFLMVFPLLTAALSTPPDIWCQIVAPFLISLIIELAIFVASILQVREEGWTSVMRGIGSIDKKEE